From Pseudoleptotrichia goodfellowii, a single genomic window includes:
- the nagB gene encoding glucosamine-6-phosphate deaminase, which yields MRVIILKDKQEIGKWSAYQIAKKILKFNPTAEKPFVLGLPTGSTPLGTYKELINLYKEGIISFENVITFNMDEYVGLSPEHEQSYHYFMHENLFKHIDIKPENVNILDGLAEDLTKECQRYEDKIKSVGGIKLFLGGIGEDGHIAFNEPGSSLASRTRDKELTYDTILVNSRFFDNDVNKVPKLALTVGVGTLMDSEELMILADGYKKARAVYHGIEGGINHLWTVSALQLHRRAILVIDESAASDIKVKTYRYFKEIEAHNLDLEKYKEEIIKLKK from the coding sequence ATGAGAGTAATAATTTTGAAAGATAAGCAGGAAATAGGAAAATGGAGTGCTTATCAAATAGCAAAAAAAATATTGAAGTTTAATCCTACAGCAGAGAAGCCTTTTGTTTTAGGTTTGCCCACAGGATCGACTCCTTTAGGAACATATAAGGAACTTATAAATTTGTATAAAGAAGGGATTATTTCCTTTGAAAATGTTATAACTTTCAATATGGATGAGTATGTAGGACTTTCTCCTGAACATGAGCAAAGTTATCATTATTTTATGCACGAAAATTTATTCAAGCATATTGATATAAAACCTGAAAATGTTAATATACTTGACGGACTGGCAGAGGATTTGACGAAAGAATGTCAAAGATATGAAGACAAAATAAAAAGTGTCGGAGGAATAAAACTGTTTTTAGGAGGTATAGGAGAAGACGGACATATCGCTTTTAATGAGCCGGGATCATCTCTCGCTTCGAGAACGAGGGATAAAGAGCTGACTTATGATACTATTCTGGTAAATTCGAGATTTTTTGATAATGATGTAAATAAAGTTCCTAAACTTGCGTTGACAGTGGGTGTGGGAACGTTAATGGATTCCGAAGAACTTATGATACTTGCTGACGGATATAAAAAAGCAAGAGCCGTATATCATGGAATAGAAGGCGGAATAAATCATTTGTGGACAGTGTCGGCATTGCAGTTACACAGAAGAGCAATTCTTGTCATTGACGAGTCGGCAGCTTCGGATATAAAAGTAAAAACTTACAGATATTTTAAAGAAATAGAAGCTCATAATCTTGATTTGGAAAAATACAAAGAGGAAATAATAAAATTAAAAAAATAG
- the nagA gene encoding N-acetylglucosamine-6-phosphate deacetylase encodes MIIKNAKIFDGEKFTDKDAVVIEDKKIKKVANTSELSEEELKNHEVVDINGMILSPGFLDLQINGCGGVLFNDDISRKALEIMNETNKRFGCTSFLPTLITSPDEKIEKALDLIKEMQDKEEIGVLGLHIEGPYISVEKKGIHRPEYIRILSDEMIQKIADAGPEVTKIITIAPEKAKVEHLKTLKNAGLNIAVGHTNATYEECMEKKEYFNCATHLYNAMSPLESRNPGVIGFLFNNDTTNCGIIIDGFHMEYPSAEIAKKILKERLYLVTDAVSPAGTDNMTEFMFEGNRVLYENGRCYSPLGTLGGSALVMIDGVKNLVQHVHVSQEEALRMATSYPAKAISVNDRYGYIKEGYIADLTYFDDNYKVKGTVAKGNLTKY; translated from the coding sequence ATGATTATTAAAAATGCCAAAATTTTTGACGGAGAAAAATTTACAGATAAAGATGCTGTAGTTATTGAAGACAAAAAGATAAAAAAAGTAGCAAATACATCGGAATTGTCTGAAGAAGAATTGAAAAATCATGAAGTGGTAGACATAAACGGAATGATCTTATCGCCGGGATTCCTTGATTTGCAGATAAACGGATGCGGAGGAGTTCTTTTTAATGACGATATTTCAAGAAAAGCATTGGAAATAATGAATGAGACTAATAAAAGATTCGGATGTACTTCATTTTTGCCTACACTGATAACATCTCCCGATGAAAAAATAGAAAAAGCATTAGATTTGATAAAAGAAATGCAGGATAAAGAAGAAATAGGAGTTTTGGGACTTCATATAGAAGGTCCTTATATAAGTGTGGAGAAAAAAGGTATTCACAGACCTGAATATATAAGAATTTTATCCGATGAAATGATACAGAAAATAGCAGATGCAGGACCTGAAGTAACAAAAATAATAACTATTGCTCCTGAAAAAGCTAAAGTTGAACATTTGAAAACTTTGAAAAATGCAGGTTTAAATATAGCTGTAGGGCACACAAATGCTACTTACGAAGAATGTATGGAAAAGAAAGAATATTTTAACTGTGCAACACATCTGTACAATGCGATGAGTCCTTTAGAATCAAGAAATCCGGGAGTTATAGGGTTCTTATTTAATAATGATACTACAAACTGCGGAATAATAATAGACGGGTTCCACATGGAATATCCTTCGGCGGAAATCGCAAAGAAAATATTGAAAGAAAGACTTTATCTTGTGACTGATGCCGTAAGTCCTGCGGGAACTGACAATATGACAGAATTTATGTTTGAAGGAAACAGAGTGTTGTATGAAAACGGAAGATGTTATTCTCCTTTAGGAACATTGGGAGGATCGGCTCTTGTTATGATAGACGGAGTTAAAAATCTTGTGCAGCATGTGCATGTTTCTCAGGAAGAAGCACTGAGAATGGCTACTTCTTATCCTGCAAAAGCCATATCCGTAAATGACAGATACGGATATATAAAAGAAGGATATATAGCCGATTTGACTTATTTTGATGATAATTATAAAGTCAAAGGAACAGTGGCAAAAGGAAATCTTACAAAATATTAA
- a CDS encoding ClC family H(+)/Cl(-) exchange transporter: MAKGILRELHDINSLKSRRKSTVLIFFCFLTGIVTGGVVASYRLLLDKIAYFRHDFFKDMSLGRVIIGMSIFILIGIAVQFMLSKYPMISGSGIPQVNGLLQKKVGFNWFPELICKFVGGVLAIGTGMSLGREGPSIHLGALIGDGINKLSKRTSVEEKYLVTCGASAGLSAAFNAPLAGAIFALEELHKFFSPLLLICVLVASGAANYVSRTILKTGITFQHNFVLPDGTSPLFAIVTTVIFCVIMAVSGKAFGYFLVYFQKKYKGVKLNKYLKISCFMIIAYLTAVFFREVTGGGHDLIENMFQADVPLKILFVILILKFFYSMLSYSTGFPGGIFLPMLVIGALVGKVYGVILVNYFSASNEFIVHFMLLGMAAYFTAVVKAPITGIILILEMTGNFSCLFLLTITATITYILTEMMKMEPIYEVLFENMFAKSETEKKGSHSPGKENKIVTLLIHVGADSELENKKIKDLNLPKKLLIVSVRANGKEYIPDGETVVRSGNQLVIVTDYKTAQKYAYDLKDKGIKIL, from the coding sequence ATGGCAAAGGGTATATTACGTGAATTACATGATATTAATTCTTTAAAATCAAGAAGAAAAAGTACGGTTTTAATATTTTTCTGTTTTTTAACGGGAATTGTTACAGGAGGAGTTGTTGCTTCTTACAGATTACTACTGGATAAAATAGCATATTTCAGACACGATTTTTTTAAAGATATGTCTTTGGGAAGAGTGATTATCGGAATGTCGATTTTTATTCTCATAGGAATTGCTGTACAGTTTATGCTTTCAAAATATCCTATGATAAGCGGGAGCGGAATACCTCAGGTAAATGGTTTGCTGCAAAAGAAAGTCGGATTTAACTGGTTTCCCGAATTGATATGTAAATTTGTCGGAGGAGTTTTGGCAATCGGAACAGGGATGTCTTTGGGAAGAGAAGGTCCTTCCATTCATTTGGGTGCATTAATAGGTGACGGGATAAATAAACTATCCAAGAGAACAAGTGTAGAAGAAAAATATCTGGTTACATGCGGAGCAAGTGCAGGATTATCAGCTGCATTTAATGCTCCTCTTGCAGGAGCAATATTTGCACTGGAAGAACTGCATAAGTTTTTCTCTCCGTTACTGCTTATTTGTGTACTTGTAGCAAGCGGTGCTGCCAATTATGTATCAAGAACGATTTTGAAAACCGGAATTACTTTTCAGCATAATTTTGTTTTACCTGACGGTACTTCTCCTCTATTTGCTATTGTAACGACTGTAATTTTTTGTGTTATTATGGCAGTATCGGGAAAAGCTTTCGGATATTTTCTTGTTTATTTCCAGAAAAAGTACAAGGGAGTAAAGCTGAATAAATATTTAAAAATATCATGTTTTATGATAATTGCTTATTTGACAGCGGTATTTTTTAGAGAAGTAACAGGCGGCGGACACGATTTGATAGAAAATATGTTTCAAGCCGATGTTCCTCTGAAAATATTGTTCGTTATTCTGATTTTGAAGTTTTTTTACAGTATGCTCAGTTACAGCACAGGCTTTCCGGGCGGGATATTTTTGCCGATGCTCGTAATCGGAGCATTAGTCGGAAAAGTGTACGGAGTGATTTTAGTTAATTATTTTTCTGCTTCAAATGAATTTATAGTTCATTTTATGCTTTTGGGAATGGCAGCTTACTTTACGGCAGTAGTAAAAGCACCTATAACAGGGATTATACTTATACTTGAAATGACGGGAAATTTTTCTTGTCTGTTTTTGCTTACGATAACTGCAACAATTACTTATATTTTGACTGAAATGATGAAAATGGAGCCGATTTATGAAGTGCTGTTTGAAAATATGTTTGCTAAAAGTGAAACTGAAAAAAAGGGCAGCCACAGTCCGGGAAAAGAAAACAAAATTGTTACTTTGCTGATACATGTAGGAGCCGACTCCGAATTGGAAAATAAAAAAATAAAAGATCTCAATTTGCCGAAAAAGCTTTTGATTGTGAGTGTCAGAGCTAACGGGAAAGAATATATTCCTGACGGAGAGACCGTTGTAAGAAGCGGAAATCAGCTTGTAATTGTAACGGATTACAAAACTGCTCAGAAGTATGCTTATGATTTGAAAGATAAGGGGATAAAGATTTTATAA
- a CDS encoding IS1634 family transposase — translation MIKLKTDIENNVENEKRVEDYRKYFDIKVEKENIIAVAKDDIIEKHMKKYGYFSLISNENLEAREILSIYRQKDVAEKAFHNIKDRLDARRLRVSSKPTMDGKIFVTFVSLVMLSYIKNKMSEKELYKKYTTQELLDELDLIESYERGNEKLKLGEVTKKQKEIFKYMDIKFPEELL, via the coding sequence CTGATTAAATTAAAAACAGATATAGAAAATAATGTAGAAAATGAAAAAAGAGTCGAAGACTATAGGAAATATTTCGATATTAAAGTTGAAAAAGAAAATATAATTGCTGTAGCAAAAGATGATATTATAGAAAAACATATGAAAAAATATGGTTATTTCAGTTTGATAAGTAATGAAAATCTTGAAGCAAGAGAAATATTAAGTATATATAGACAAAAAGATGTAGCAGAGAAAGCATTTCATAATATAAAAGACCGACTTGATGCAAGAAGATTAAGAGTATCATCAAAACCTACAATGGATGGAAAAATATTTGTAACATTCGTGTCATTAGTAATGCTATCGTATATAAAAAATAAGATGAGTGAAAAAGAATTATATAAGAAATACACAACACAGGAACTTCTTGATGAATTGGACTTGATAGAAAGTTATGAAAGAGGTAATGAAAAACTTAAATTGGGAGAAGTAACAAAGAAACAGAAAGAAATATTTAAATATATGGATATTAAATTTCCTGAAGAATTATTATAG
- a CDS encoding transposase has protein sequence MFSEINESGKNNFFKLQAEQLKEDEYWAYDTTSISSYSKAINQMRYGYNKENDTLAQINLAILYGEKSRLPFYYRVLPGNIVDVSTVRRLIKDVQYIGVKKPKLVMDRGFYSKTI, from the coding sequence ATGTTTTCAGAAATAAATGAAAGCGGAAAAAACAATTTCTTTAAATTACAGGCTGAACAGTTGAAAGAAGATGAGTATTGGGCTTATGATACAACAAGCATATCATCTTATTCAAAAGCTATTAATCAAATGAGATACGGATATAATAAGGAAAATGATACATTAGCACAAATCAATCTTGCAATTTTGTATGGAGAAAAGTCAAGATTGCCTTTTTACTATAGAGTTTTACCAGGAAACATTGTTGATGTGTCAACAGTTAGAAGATTAATAAAAGATGTTCAGTATATAGGAGTTAAGAAACCTAAATTAGTGATGGATAGAGGATTCTACAGTAAAACAATATAG